One region of Termitidicoccus mucosus genomic DNA includes:
- a CDS encoding ABC transporter ATP-binding protein, which translates to MLGPSGCGKTTLLRALSGFETPDEGSIHLAGKDVTHLPPYRRSVNQVFQSYALFPHMTVRQNIAFGLRMKKVPAVEAGIRVDEAIELVALRGFENRRPHQLSGGQRQRVALARALVPRPHVLLLDEPLSALDAKLRRQMQLELKRIQKRLGMTFVFVTHDQEEALTMSDRIAVFNEGRIEQLGTPGEIYHNPRTAFVADFIGEANLVPATLVSRNGSATCVVRLDGGLNLTLKTGQWPDGLQRAHLAIRPEKILISKSLILEENVFEARVTEEVFQGVLDRLSLECANGGIRLTAVVANESAIMEAIHEGDSVWCGLHSDDVVVVP; encoded by the coding sequence CTGCTCGGACCCTCCGGCTGCGGCAAGACCACGCTCCTGCGCGCGCTCTCCGGCTTCGAGACACCCGACGAGGGCTCCATCCATCTGGCCGGCAAGGACGTCACGCATCTCCCGCCCTACCGCCGCAGCGTCAACCAGGTTTTCCAGTCCTACGCGCTTTTCCCGCACATGACCGTGCGCCAGAACATCGCCTTCGGCCTGCGCATGAAAAAAGTCCCCGCCGTCGAGGCCGGCATCCGCGTGGACGAGGCCATCGAGCTCGTCGCTCTGCGCGGCTTCGAAAACCGCCGCCCCCACCAACTTTCCGGCGGCCAGCGCCAGCGCGTCGCGCTGGCCCGCGCGCTGGTGCCGCGCCCGCACGTGCTCCTCCTCGACGAGCCGCTCTCCGCGCTCGACGCGAAGCTCCGCCGCCAGATGCAGCTTGAGTTGAAGCGCATCCAGAAGCGCCTCGGCATGACCTTCGTCTTCGTCACGCACGACCAGGAGGAGGCGCTCACCATGAGCGACCGCATCGCGGTCTTCAACGAAGGCCGCATCGAGCAGCTCGGCACGCCCGGCGAAATCTACCACAACCCGCGCACCGCCTTCGTGGCTGACTTCATCGGCGAGGCGAACCTCGTGCCCGCCACGCTCGTCTCCCGCAACGGCTCCGCCACCTGTGTCGTGCGCCTCGACGGCGGCCTCAACCTCACGCTCAAGACCGGCCAGTGGCCCGATGGCTTGCAACGCGCGCACCTCGCCATCCGCCCGGAAAAGATCCTCATCTCGAAATCGCTCATCCTGGAGGAAAACGTCTTCGAGGCGCGCGTGACTGAGGAGGTTTTCCAAGGCGTGCTCGACCGCCTTTCCCTGGAGTGCGCCAACGGCGGCATCCGCCTGACCGCGGTGGTGGCCAACGAAAGCGCCATCATGGAGGCGATTCACGAAGGCGACAGCGTCTGGTGCGGCCTCCACAGCGACGACGTGGTGGTCGTTCCATGA
- a CDS encoding AEC family transporter: MLSYWQILVSILPVFGMIAIGIGLRRLKWMTSEADASVLKTVVNCLYPCLIFENVANNPALRDPSNLLLAPLSGLVVMSGCMVASLFIGRALGLTVGRGLRTFAFASGINNYGYFAISLLLAIFGPDALGVLLVHNVGCEASIWTVGILVLAGLSLREGWRKLFNGPIIALVLGLAFNLTGLGARMPGVLADIIHQCAVCAIPLGLLLIGCTIDEYLERPRSLVDAKITTVSCVLRLGLFPLVYLVLAKYLPCSDEMRQVLIIQGAMPAGMMPIAIARHYGGQPLIAAQVVIGTTVLGILTIPLWIKLGIAWVAG, from the coding sequence ATGCTCTCCTACTGGCAAATTCTCGTCTCGATCCTTCCCGTCTTCGGGATGATTGCCATCGGCATCGGGCTGCGACGCCTCAAATGGATGACGTCCGAGGCCGACGCGAGCGTCCTCAAGACCGTCGTCAACTGCCTCTACCCCTGCCTCATCTTCGAGAACGTCGCCAACAACCCCGCCCTGCGCGATCCGTCCAACCTGCTGCTGGCGCCGCTCTCCGGCCTCGTGGTGATGTCCGGCTGCATGGTGGCGTCGCTCTTCATCGGGCGCGCCCTCGGCCTCACCGTCGGCCGCGGCCTGCGCACCTTCGCGTTTGCCTCCGGCATCAACAACTACGGCTATTTCGCCATCTCGCTGCTTCTCGCGATCTTCGGCCCCGACGCGCTCGGCGTGCTCCTCGTGCACAACGTCGGCTGCGAGGCTTCCATCTGGACCGTGGGCATCCTCGTGCTCGCCGGGCTTTCCCTGCGCGAGGGCTGGAGGAAACTTTTCAACGGCCCCATCATCGCGCTCGTCCTCGGCCTCGCCTTCAACCTCACCGGGCTCGGCGCGCGCATGCCCGGCGTGCTCGCCGACATCATCCACCAATGCGCCGTGTGCGCCATTCCGCTCGGGCTGCTGCTCATCGGCTGCACGATCGACGAATACCTGGAGCGCCCGCGCTCGCTGGTGGATGCCAAGATCACCACGGTTTCCTGCGTGCTGCGCCTCGGCCTTTTCCCGCTGGTGTATCTCGTGCTGGCGAAATACCTGCCGTGTTCCGACGAGATGCGGCAGGTGCTCATCATCCAGGGCGCGATGCCCGCCGGCATGATGCCGATCGCCATCGCGCGCCACTACGGCGGCCAGCCGCTCATCGCCGCGCAAGTCGTCATCGGCACCACCGTCCTCGGCATTCTCACCATCCCGCTTTGGATCAAGCTCGGCATCGCATGGGTGGCGGGCTGA
- the fabD gene encoding ACP S-malonyltransferase: protein MSLALLFAGQGAQKVGMGKSLYDNSAAARALYDEANAVLGWDLKAISFEGPDADLTQTKVCQPALFVHGLALLAALKEQGRLAEGDAKFALGLSLGEITALTAAGVFDFATGLRVVAERGRLMQIACEQSAGGMAAIVGETRETVAKLCAEFDVETANFNCPGQIIISGEKQKIVDAVAAAKARGIKKAMELNVAGAYHSRLMAPARDAFAKFLETVAFAAPRFMVFTNTTGKAVSEPADIRAALVKQVVSSVLWEDCLRSAQAAGATSFLELGPGGVLAGHVRRTNKEWPVKSMAEFADLSAQGQ, encoded by the coding sequence ATGTCACTCGCACTCCTCTTCGCCGGACAAGGCGCCCAGAAAGTCGGAATGGGCAAATCGCTCTACGATAACTCCGCCGCCGCGCGCGCCCTCTATGACGAGGCCAACGCCGTGCTTGGCTGGGACTTGAAGGCCATTTCGTTCGAGGGCCCCGACGCCGACCTCACGCAGACCAAGGTCTGCCAGCCCGCGCTCTTTGTGCACGGCCTCGCGCTGCTCGCGGCGCTCAAGGAACAGGGCCGGCTGGCCGAAGGCGACGCCAAGTTCGCACTCGGGCTCAGCCTCGGCGAAATCACCGCGCTCACGGCGGCGGGCGTGTTCGACTTCGCCACCGGCCTGCGCGTCGTCGCCGAACGCGGCCGCCTCATGCAGATCGCGTGCGAGCAATCGGCCGGCGGCATGGCCGCCATCGTGGGAGAGACGCGCGAGACGGTCGCGAAGCTCTGCGCGGAGTTCGATGTCGAGACCGCGAATTTCAACTGCCCCGGCCAAATCATCATCTCCGGCGAGAAGCAAAAAATCGTGGACGCGGTCGCCGCCGCCAAGGCGCGCGGCATCAAAAAGGCGATGGAGCTCAATGTCGCCGGCGCCTACCACAGCCGCCTGATGGCCCCGGCGCGCGACGCGTTTGCGAAGTTCCTGGAGACGGTCGCGTTTGCCGCGCCGCGCTTCATGGTGTTCACCAACACGACCGGCAAGGCCGTCAGCGAACCCGCGGACATCCGCGCCGCGTTGGTGAAACAGGTGGTGTCGTCGGTGCTCTGGGAGGATTGCCTCCGCTCGGCGCAGGCCGCGGGCGCGACGAGCTTTCTCGAACTCGGGCCCGGCGGCGTCCTCGCCGGCCACGTGCGCCGCACGAACAAGGAGTGGCCGGTGAAGAGCATGGCCGAATTCGCCGACCTGTCGGCGCAGGGGCAATAG
- the carB gene encoding carbamoyl-phosphate synthase large subunit, whose amino-acid sequence MPKRTDLESILIIGAGPIIIGQACEFDYSGTQACKALKEEGYRVILVNSNPATIMTDPEFADVTYIEPLTREVLEKIIAVERPSALLPTLGGQTALNLSMELHHAGVLERYGVEMIGAKPHAIAKGEDRELFKQAMIKIGLDVARSRTVKTLDEAHAAAKELGNFPLIIRPSFTLGGSGGGIAYNREEFDRITANGLDLSPVHEVLIEECLLGWKEFEMEVMRDHKDQCVVICSIENFDPMGVHTGDSITVAPAMTLTDKEYQIMRDASFAVIREIGVATGGSNIQFSVCPNTGRMVVIEMNPRVSRSSALASKATGFPIAKIAAKLAVGYTLDELPNDITRVTPASFEPTIDYIVTKIPRFTFEKFPDADPTLTSAMKSVGEAMAIGRTFKESFQKALRSLETGARGFGGGGKLGDDDIPDGKLIKQKLATPNAERVFYIRHAFQAGYSDQQVFDLTKIDPWFIRQLREIHDMELELKKHTLATIDATLFRRAKEFGFSDPQLAHHFRTTPEAVRAARRSAGIHTTYRLVDTCAAEFEAVTPYYYSSYGDENEIKPSARKKIMILGGGPNRIGQGIEFDYCCVHASFALREIGYESVMVNSNPETVSTDYDTSDKLYFEPLTLEDVLEIYEQEKCDGAIVQFGGQTPLNLATALKAAGVNIIGTSPESIDTAEDRKLFAAILRKLDLRQPANRTALNETEALVFAREVGFPVLLRPSFVLGGRGMFIVYNEDEFRAVIKEAFAAMPGKPVLIDKFLEDAVELDVDCISDGDTTVIGGMLEHIEYAGVHSGDAAMVMPPHTLGADILRTVREATHALARELRVVGLMNIQYAIKDNQLYVLEVNPRASRTVPFVSKAIGIPLAKLAAKVMTGAKLRDLGFTREHTPRHWCVKEAVFPFNRFPGATIMLGPEMRSTGEVMGLDSDLGLAFAKAQAAAKPGLPLQGGVFLSVKDEDKIRATALARELAALGFEIYATSGTAGHLAEHGIKVHELAKIGEGRPDSIDVIKNGQIQLVLNTPSGMIPRQDENKIRSAAYANNICIMTTLTGAQAAIDGIKALKKNSLTPRPLQTYIKDIVQAN is encoded by the coding sequence ATGCCAAAACGCACCGACCTCGAGTCCATCCTCATCATTGGCGCCGGCCCGATCATCATCGGGCAAGCCTGCGAGTTTGATTACTCCGGCACCCAGGCCTGCAAGGCCCTGAAGGAGGAAGGCTACCGCGTCATCCTCGTAAACTCCAACCCGGCCACCATCATGACCGACCCGGAGTTTGCCGATGTCACCTACATCGAGCCCCTCACGCGCGAGGTCCTGGAAAAAATCATCGCGGTCGAGCGCCCCTCCGCGCTCCTGCCCACCCTCGGCGGCCAGACCGCGCTCAATCTCTCGATGGAACTCCATCACGCCGGCGTGCTCGAGCGTTACGGCGTCGAGATGATCGGCGCCAAGCCCCACGCCATCGCCAAGGGCGAGGACCGCGAACTCTTCAAGCAGGCCATGATCAAGATCGGCCTCGATGTCGCCCGCTCCCGCACGGTCAAGACCCTCGACGAGGCCCATGCCGCCGCGAAGGAACTTGGCAACTTCCCCCTCATCATCCGCCCTTCCTTCACGCTCGGAGGCTCCGGCGGCGGCATCGCCTACAACCGCGAGGAATTCGACCGCATCACCGCCAACGGCCTCGACCTGTCCCCCGTGCACGAAGTCCTCATCGAGGAATGCCTGCTCGGCTGGAAGGAATTCGAGATGGAGGTCATGCGCGACCACAAGGACCAGTGCGTGGTCATCTGCTCCATCGAAAACTTCGACCCCATGGGCGTGCACACCGGCGACTCCATCACCGTCGCCCCCGCCATGACGCTCACGGACAAGGAATACCAGATCATGCGCGACGCCTCCTTCGCCGTCATCCGCGAAATCGGCGTCGCCACCGGCGGCTCCAATATCCAGTTCTCCGTCTGCCCGAACACCGGCCGCATGGTCGTCATCGAGATGAACCCCCGCGTCTCGCGCTCCTCCGCGCTCGCCTCGAAAGCCACCGGCTTCCCCATCGCGAAAATCGCCGCCAAGCTCGCCGTCGGCTACACGCTCGACGAACTCCCCAACGACATCACCCGCGTCACCCCCGCCTCCTTCGAGCCCACCATCGACTACATCGTCACCAAGATCCCCCGCTTCACCTTCGAAAAATTCCCCGACGCCGACCCCACGCTCACCTCCGCCATGAAGTCCGTCGGCGAGGCCATGGCCATCGGGCGCACGTTTAAGGAATCCTTCCAGAAGGCCCTGCGCTCCCTCGAAACCGGCGCGCGCGGCTTCGGCGGCGGCGGCAAGCTCGGCGACGACGACATCCCCGACGGCAAGCTCATCAAGCAGAAACTCGCCACGCCGAACGCCGAGCGGGTCTTCTACATCCGCCACGCCTTCCAGGCCGGCTACAGCGACCAGCAGGTCTTCGACCTCACCAAGATCGACCCGTGGTTCATCCGCCAGCTCCGCGAAATCCACGACATGGAGCTCGAGCTGAAAAAACACACGCTGGCCACCATCGACGCCACGCTCTTCCGCCGCGCCAAGGAGTTCGGCTTCTCCGACCCGCAGCTCGCCCATCACTTCCGCACCACGCCCGAGGCCGTCCGCGCCGCCCGCAGGTCCGCCGGCATCCACACCACGTATCGGCTTGTGGATACCTGCGCCGCCGAGTTCGAGGCCGTCACGCCCTACTACTACTCCAGCTACGGCGACGAAAACGAAATCAAGCCCTCCGCGCGGAAAAAGATCATGATCCTCGGCGGCGGCCCCAACCGCATCGGCCAGGGCATCGAGTTCGACTACTGCTGCGTCCACGCCTCCTTCGCCCTCCGCGAAATCGGCTATGAAAGCGTCATGGTCAACTCCAACCCCGAGACCGTCTCCACCGACTACGACACGAGCGACAAACTCTACTTCGAGCCGCTCACGCTCGAGGACGTGCTGGAAATCTACGAGCAGGAAAAATGCGACGGCGCCATCGTGCAATTCGGCGGCCAGACCCCGCTCAACCTCGCCACCGCCCTGAAGGCCGCCGGCGTCAACATCATCGGCACCAGCCCCGAGTCCATCGACACCGCCGAGGACCGCAAGCTCTTCGCCGCCATCCTGCGCAAGCTCGACCTGCGCCAGCCCGCCAACCGCACCGCGCTCAACGAAACCGAGGCCCTCGTCTTCGCCCGCGAAGTCGGCTTCCCCGTGCTCCTGCGCCCCTCGTTCGTGCTCGGCGGACGCGGCATGTTCATCGTTTACAACGAGGACGAATTCCGCGCCGTCATCAAGGAAGCCTTCGCCGCCATGCCCGGCAAGCCCGTGCTCATCGACAAGTTCCTCGAGGACGCGGTCGAGCTCGACGTCGATTGCATCAGCGACGGCGACACCACCGTCATCGGCGGCATGCTCGAGCACATCGAATACGCCGGCGTCCACTCCGGCGACGCCGCCATGGTCATGCCCCCGCACACGCTCGGCGCGGACATCCTCCGCACCGTGCGCGAGGCCACGCACGCGCTCGCCCGCGAGCTCCGCGTCGTCGGCCTCATGAACATCCAATACGCCATCAAGGACAACCAGCTCTACGTCCTCGAAGTCAATCCCCGCGCCTCCCGCACCGTGCCCTTCGTGTCCAAGGCCATCGGCATCCCCCTCGCCAAGCTCGCCGCCAAGGTCATGACCGGCGCGAAGCTCCGCGACCTCGGCTTCACCCGCGAGCACACCCCGCGGCACTGGTGCGTGAAGGAAGCCGTCTTCCCCTTCAACCGCTTCCCCGGCGCCACCATCATGCTCGGGCCCGAGATGCGCTCCACCGGCGAAGTCATGGGCCTCGACTCCGACCTCGGCCTCGCCTTCGCCAAGGCGCAGGCCGCCGCCAAGCCCGGCCTCCCGCTGCAAGGCGGCGTCTTCCTTTCGGTGAAGGACGAGGACAAAATCCGCGCCACCGCCCTTGCCCGCGAACTCGCCGCGCTCGGCTTCGAAATCTACGCCACGAGCGGCACCGCCGGCCACCTCGCCGAGCACGGCATCAAGGTCCACGAGCTCGCCAAGATCGGCGAAGGCCGGCCCGACTCCATCGACGTCATCAAGAACGGCCAGATCCAGCTCGTGCTCAACACCCCCAGCGGCATGATCCCGCGCCAGGACGAAAACAAGATCCGCTCCGCCGCCTACGCCAACAACATCTGCATCATGACCACCCTCACCGGCGCCCAAGCCGCCATCGACGGCATCAAGGCCCTGAAGAAAAACTCCCTCACCCCCCGCCCGCTCCAGACCTACATCAAGGACATCGTCCAGGCGAATTGA
- a CDS encoding DUF481 domain-containing protein: MSPGKLVFAAICGVILPLGAGLRADVLKFDNGDRVNGTFIKKEGGQIVFRSERFGDLSVRESDATVELTAPPAPLITETEIALDTGGKLKKSPGEKAPPKPSAAPPKPEVPAVAATGEKTAPPKPGTPSAAPPVKPAGTKPKPPAATTVRLGKGFIKWWGGWHGRIAFSANVIRDTADRSLYTAEARVKRTWKYDEVQIEPRYEFRRDNDVTAVDIFKASGYWRHSFGENWFGEYRPYFERDRKSSKATLLQQQLGLGRHLLKSKRYRLHLGVAENIFNTWPMNHAQENTRYSVESLFGEASLQLPWRVSITERGAWYFILDDSYASGWLNELELTKKITEVLSLTLRHEVRYHNPDPRVPDYERTRFLFGLNF; encoded by the coding sequence ATGTCCCCCGGCAAACTGGTCTTTGCCGCGATTTGTGGCGTCATTCTCCCGCTCGGCGCCGGATTGCGCGCCGATGTGCTGAAATTCGACAACGGGGACCGGGTGAACGGCACCTTTATAAAGAAGGAGGGCGGGCAGATTGTGTTTCGTTCGGAGCGGTTTGGCGACTTGAGCGTGCGCGAGTCCGACGCGACCGTCGAGCTCACCGCGCCGCCCGCGCCGCTCATCACCGAGACGGAAATCGCGCTTGATACGGGAGGAAAGCTCAAGAAGTCCCCCGGGGAAAAAGCCCCGCCGAAGCCTTCCGCCGCCCCGCCGAAACCGGAGGTCCCCGCGGTCGCCGCGACCGGGGAAAAAACCGCCCCGCCCAAGCCGGGGACGCCGTCCGCCGCTCCGCCGGTGAAACCCGCCGGCACGAAACCGAAACCGCCGGCCGCCACCACCGTGCGTCTGGGCAAGGGCTTCATCAAATGGTGGGGCGGCTGGCACGGGCGCATTGCGTTTTCGGCGAACGTCATCCGGGACACCGCGGACCGCAGCCTCTACACGGCCGAGGCGCGCGTGAAACGCACATGGAAATACGACGAGGTGCAGATCGAGCCGCGTTATGAGTTTCGCCGGGACAACGACGTGACCGCCGTGGACATTTTCAAGGCGTCCGGCTACTGGCGGCATTCTTTCGGGGAAAACTGGTTCGGCGAATACCGCCCCTACTTTGAGCGCGACCGCAAGAGTTCGAAGGCGACCCTGCTCCAGCAGCAACTCGGCTTGGGCCGCCACCTCCTGAAGTCCAAGCGATACCGGCTCCATCTCGGCGTGGCGGAGAACATTTTCAACACCTGGCCGATGAACCACGCGCAGGAAAACACCAGGTACTCGGTGGAGTCGCTTTTCGGCGAGGCGAGCCTGCAACTGCCGTGGCGCGTCTCGATCACCGAGCGGGGTGCGTGGTATTTCATCCTGGACGACTCTTATGCCTCCGGCTGGCTGAACGAATTGGAGCTGACGAAAAAGATCACCGAGGTGCTGTCCCTCACCTTGCGCCACGAGGTGCGTTACCACAATCCCGACCCGCGCGTGCCCGACTACGAACGCACGAGGTTCCTTTTCGGGCTTAATTTCTAG